In Exiguobacterium sibiricum 7-3, a genomic segment contains:
- a CDS encoding PTS sugar transporter subunit IIC produces MNKFIEIAGRIGAQRHLVAIRDGFVAIMPLIIVGSLAILINNFPAIGSLDFVGWMNGLFGEGNWQGLGGNIWNGSFAVLGLLVAFSIAYSLAKSYDVDPLSAGLISVASYIILVPVTKDWGLSFAWLGAQGLFVAIILSLLTTELFRILLKTRLTISMPDGVPDGVVRSFQALIPATLILILVGGFQLFMTLAIESSLFEVIFNSIQKPLQGFGDTLPAAIAIAFLNHILWFFGLHGTNIIGAVIEPIYLPLIQQNLEAFQGGTSAYDVPNTVTKPFLDSFVFIGGSGTTLALLFAIFFVIREQKNHPYREVAKLSTPAGLFNINEPVIFGLPIVLNPIMLIPFILVPVTLTIVSYVALSTGLVPKTVAILPWTTPPLISGYLVTGGSWRGIALQVVNLALATAIYVPFVAAGVRAMKKQTEGKMAS; encoded by the coding sequence ATGAATAAATTCATTGAAATCGCAGGAAGAATCGGGGCCCAACGCCATCTCGTCGCGATACGGGATGGATTCGTCGCCATTATGCCCCTGATCATCGTCGGGTCTCTCGCGATACTAATCAATAACTTTCCCGCCATCGGCAGTCTTGATTTCGTCGGTTGGATGAACGGGCTGTTTGGAGAAGGAAACTGGCAGGGGTTAGGGGGGAACATCTGGAACGGATCGTTTGCAGTTTTAGGATTGCTGGTGGCTTTTTCGATCGCCTACAGCCTGGCTAAAAGTTACGATGTCGACCCGTTGTCGGCAGGGCTGATTTCCGTCGCCTCCTATATCATTCTCGTTCCGGTCACGAAAGACTGGGGACTCAGTTTTGCCTGGCTCGGCGCGCAAGGACTATTCGTTGCCATCATTCTTTCTCTTTTGACGACCGAGCTGTTTCGCATCTTACTGAAGACACGGTTGACGATCTCGATGCCGGATGGGGTTCCGGATGGTGTCGTCCGCTCGTTCCAAGCATTGATTCCGGCAACGTTGATTTTGATCCTCGTCGGCGGATTCCAATTATTCATGACACTTGCCATTGAATCGAGCCTGTTTGAAGTCATCTTCAACAGTATCCAAAAACCGTTACAAGGGTTTGGAGACACACTTCCGGCTGCGATTGCGATTGCCTTTTTAAACCATATCCTCTGGTTCTTCGGCTTACATGGAACAAACATCATCGGAGCCGTCATCGAACCGATTTATCTGCCATTGATTCAGCAGAACCTGGAAGCATTCCAGGGCGGAACTTCTGCTTACGACGTCCCAAATACGGTGACGAAACCTTTCCTCGACTCCTTCGTATTCATAGGGGGTTCCGGTACGACGCTGGCTCTTCTCTTTGCCATTTTCTTTGTCATCCGTGAACAGAAAAATCATCCCTACCGCGAAGTCGCCAAGTTATCGACACCCGCTGGATTGTTTAATATCAACGAACCGGTGATTTTCGGCTTACCAATCGTCTTGAACCCGATCATGTTGATTCCATTCATCTTGGTACCGGTCACATTAACAATCGTGTCCTATGTCGCGTTGTCGACCGGACTGGTTCCAAAAACCGTCGCGATTTTACCATGGACGACACCGCCTTTAATCAGCGGCTATCTCGTGACAGGCGGGAGTTGGCGCGGAATCGCACTACAAGTCGTCAACTTGGCGCTTGCGACAGCGATTTATGTCCCGTTCGTCGCAGCAGGTGTCCGGGCGATGAAAAAACAAACAGAAGGGAAGATGGCAAGCTGA
- a CDS encoding 6-phospho-beta-glucosidase, producing MGIKVVIIGGGSSYTPELIEGFIKRYESFPVSEIVLCDIESGTDKLDIITRLAERMLRRSGLPIRLSATLNRRHALEGADFVSTQIRVGGLEARALDERIPLKHGFIGQETNGAGGIFKAFRTIPVLLELSKEMHEICPNAWLINFTNPAGIVTEALLKHGPHQKVIGVCNIPFNMRNSTAEVLHVDVKRVSIEFIGLNHFVFGRRVFVDGSDRTEEVMQRLMSKQLDFSPANIVSLGWSDAFLQAVNMLPNPYHQYYFQTAETLEKDLATYNTNGTRAEIVQEVERTLFEAYQDEQLDEKPAELELRGGAYYSDAACYLMDSIHNNRGDIQTVNTLNRGAISDLPVDAVIEVNAVITKEGPLPIAVGPLPLSVKGLILQMKQMEELTIQAALSGSTKDAYLAFLMNPLIQDEKRAQPLLEEMLLAHAAWLPQFQSKEAQRT from the coding sequence ATGGGTATCAAAGTCGTCATCATCGGAGGTGGATCAAGTTATACACCTGAATTAATCGAAGGGTTCATCAAACGGTATGAATCCTTTCCGGTTTCTGAAATCGTCTTATGTGACATTGAATCCGGAACAGACAAGTTGGACATCATTACCCGGCTTGCGGAGCGGATGCTGCGCCGGTCCGGCTTGCCAATTCGTTTAAGCGCCACCTTGAATCGGCGCCACGCACTGGAAGGAGCAGACTTCGTATCCACACAAATCCGCGTCGGGGGGTTGGAGGCACGGGCACTCGATGAACGGATTCCTTTGAAACACGGTTTTATCGGTCAGGAAACGAATGGCGCGGGCGGGATTTTCAAAGCATTCCGGACGATTCCCGTCCTGCTCGAGCTGTCGAAAGAGATGCACGAAATCTGTCCCAATGCTTGGCTGATTAACTTTACGAATCCAGCCGGCATCGTGACGGAAGCGTTATTGAAGCACGGTCCGCATCAGAAAGTCATCGGCGTCTGCAACATTCCGTTTAACATGCGGAACTCGACTGCCGAAGTCTTACACGTCGATGTCAAGCGCGTCTCGATCGAGTTTATCGGTTTAAACCATTTCGTCTTTGGACGCCGGGTTTTTGTCGACGGAAGCGACCGAACAGAAGAGGTGATGCAGCGACTGATGTCGAAACAGCTTGATTTTTCACCGGCGAATATCGTCAGTCTTGGTTGGTCCGATGCCTTCTTGCAAGCCGTCAACATGTTGCCAAATCCCTACCACCAGTACTATTTCCAAACCGCCGAGACACTCGAGAAGGACCTCGCCACCTACAACACGAACGGCACACGAGCCGAGATTGTCCAGGAAGTCGAACGGACATTGTTCGAAGCCTATCAGGATGAACAGTTGGACGAAAAACCGGCTGAACTCGAATTACGCGGTGGCGCGTATTACAGTGATGCTGCCTGCTATTTGATGGATTCGATTCACAATAACCGAGGAGACATCCAGACCGTCAATACATTAAACCGTGGGGCGATTTCCGACTTACCGGTCGATGCCGTCATCGAAGTCAACGCCGTCATTACGAAAGAAGGTCCGCTCCCGATCGCGGTCGGACCATTACCATTATCCGTCAAAGGATTGATTCTGCAGATGAAGCAGATGGAAGAACTGACGATTCAAGCCGCGTTAAGCGGATCAACCAAAGACGCTTACTTAGCCTTTTTGATGAATCCATTGATTCAAGATGAAAAGCGGGCGCAACCGCTACTCGAGGAGATGTTGCTTGCGCACGCAGCATGGTTACCACAATTTCAATCCAAGGAGGCGCAACGGACATGA
- a CDS encoding GntR family transcriptional regulator produces the protein METNQSLHSYIKEELLDRIKSGLYQAGQQLPTEYELCEDFDVSRTTVRAALNQLTLEGYLIRQQGKGTFVADQKVRQTLSDTPDTYTEQLAVQGKRGHVAAVDLTVVPANAAIVAKLHVTLNDPIQRIERIRRANDEPTQYEISYIPWHIAPGITKKQSEHSLYTTLRETFSISVAKTTESLEITLADERISAHLDCELGMPCFYIETVAENKDGQPIEYSRSYFRGDKTNFVIERHYAAGDAL, from the coding sequence ATGGAAACCAACCAATCGCTACATTCTTATATCAAAGAAGAATTGTTAGATCGCATCAAATCGGGACTCTATCAAGCCGGTCAGCAATTACCGACCGAATATGAGCTTTGTGAAGACTTTGATGTCAGCCGGACGACAGTTCGTGCTGCCTTGAATCAACTGACCCTCGAAGGGTACTTGATTCGTCAGCAAGGGAAAGGGACGTTCGTCGCCGATCAAAAAGTACGCCAAACCTTATCCGATACACCGGACACCTATACCGAACAACTTGCCGTCCAAGGCAAACGAGGGCATGTTGCAGCCGTCGATTTAACAGTCGTTCCGGCAAATGCTGCAATCGTCGCAAAATTGCATGTCACGCTCAATGATCCGATTCAACGGATCGAGCGGATTCGCCGGGCCAATGACGAACCCACACAATATGAAATTTCCTATATCCCCTGGCACATTGCGCCAGGCATCACAAAAAAACAATCGGAACATTCTCTCTACACGACACTGCGAGAAACGTTTTCGATTTCCGTCGCCAAAACGACCGAATCCCTAGAAATCACGTTGGCAGATGAACGCATCAGTGCCCATTTGGATTGTGAGCTCGGCATGCCGTGTTTTTATATTGAAACCGTTGCCGAGAACAAGGACGGACAGCCAATCGAATATTCCCGCTCTTATTTCAGAGGCGACAAGACGAACTTCGTCATCGAACGGCATTATGCTGCGGGTGACGCCTTATGA
- the chbG gene encoding chitin disaccharide deacetylase, which yields MNILINADDFGLTQGITDGIIQAHQSGIVHATTMMMNGRVVPYAVQQAKRFPELKVGVHLVLSYGRPLTTTTTTLTDASGQFRFTNQYTEQTPPAAEDVLTEWSAQIDAFLATGLPLHHIDSHHHIHGWEPLQEVVLELARRYDVPVRFVSTLEDHPEHALTKTLYTGFYGAGIYLDLWEELRSLDADSVEIMVHPAYVDADLQDVSSYTDYREKELALLTALTLPDDMTPLTR from the coding sequence ATGAACATTCTCATCAATGCCGATGATTTCGGATTAACACAGGGCATAACAGACGGCATCATTCAAGCACATCAAAGCGGAATCGTGCATGCAACGACGATGATGATGAATGGACGGGTCGTCCCCTATGCCGTGCAACAAGCGAAACGATTCCCGGAACTGAAGGTCGGGGTTCACCTTGTGCTGTCTTACGGACGACCACTGACGACGACCACCACGACATTAACAGATGCGTCCGGTCAGTTCCGCTTTACAAACCAGTACACGGAACAGACCCCACCGGCAGCAGAGGATGTCTTGACGGAATGGTCTGCCCAAATCGATGCTTTTTTGGCAACTGGTCTGCCGCTGCATCATATCGACAGCCACCACCACATCCACGGCTGGGAACCGTTGCAGGAGGTCGTGTTAGAATTGGCGCGTCGTTACGATGTCCCGGTCCGATTTGTTTCAACACTTGAAGACCATCCCGAACATGCGCTGACCAAAACGTTGTATACCGGTTTTTATGGCGCAGGGATTTATCTGGATTTGTGGGAGGAATTGCGTTCACTCGATGCCGATTCGGTCGAAATCATGGTCCATCCGGCTTACGTCGATGCCGATCTTCAAGACGTCAGTTCTTATACGGATTACCGCGAAAAGGAGCTTGCCCTATTGACTGCCCTCACGTTACCGGACGATATGACGCCGCTTACGCGATGA